One Methylosinus sp. C49 DNA segment encodes these proteins:
- a CDS encoding outer membrane beta-barrel protein encodes MKRLAAAVVCVLSGVGAAHAQNVAVAKVVAPSVVIPAPPPLWGGVYVGLNAGWGWGGSSEVPTVGTSIYDWASGALGMPFGFSSPYVTGLARLEQNGFLGGAQLGYNHLWSPNVMLGLETDIDGAIIRGSGASQGFAGQTDEHGLLHLQTGVASTRAGLSWLGSLRGRLGYVFAPSLLVYGTGGLAYGGGFANVFTYGAHWHPQDPIDHPDNPVTPNWGNYSDTRVGWIAGGGFEFMFAPRWSLKVEGLYYDLGSATLSTLPSAVINPEAPGSIAILNIATTRVKYDGALARFGVNYHFGWVDPPPVVAKY; translated from the coding sequence ATGAAGAGGCTCGCTGCGGCTGTCGTCTGCGTTTTGTCCGGCGTCGGCGCGGCGCATGCGCAGAATGTCGCCGTCGCGAAAGTCGTCGCGCCTTCCGTCGTCATTCCCGCGCCGCCGCCGCTGTGGGGCGGCGTCTATGTGGGGCTCAACGCCGGCTGGGGATGGGGCGGCTCCAGCGAGGTTCCGACCGTCGGAACCTCGATCTATGATTGGGCCTCGGGCGCGCTCGGCATGCCTTTCGGCTTTTCCTCGCCCTATGTCACCGGCCTCGCCCGCCTCGAGCAGAACGGCTTTCTCGGCGGCGCGCAGCTCGGCTATAATCATCTGTGGTCGCCCAATGTCATGCTCGGCCTCGAGACCGACATAGACGGCGCGATCATCCGCGGCTCCGGCGCCTCGCAGGGCTTCGCCGGCCAGACCGACGAGCATGGCCTGCTGCATTTGCAGACCGGCGTCGCCAGCACGCGCGCCGGGCTTTCCTGGCTCGGCTCCTTGCGCGGCAGGCTCGGCTATGTCTTCGCCCCCAGCCTGCTGGTCTATGGGACCGGCGGCCTCGCCTATGGCGGCGGCTTCGCCAATGTCTTCACCTATGGCGCGCATTGGCATCCGCAGGACCCGATCGATCATCCCGACAATCCGGTGACGCCCAATTGGGGCAATTACAGCGACACGCGCGTCGGCTGGATCGCCGGCGGCGGCTTCGAATTTATGTTCGCGCCGCGCTGGAGCCTGAAGGTCGAAGGGCTCTATTACGATCTCGGCTCCGCGACGCTCTCCACATTGCCGAGCGCCGTCATCAACCCGGAGGCGCCGGGCTCGATCGCCATTCTCAACATAGCGACGACGCGCGTGAAATATGACGGCGCTCTCGCCCGATTCGGCGTGAATTATCATTTTGGCTGGGTCGATCCGCCGCCGGTGGTCGCGAAATATTAG
- a CDS encoding DUF1491 family protein produces MRLRSDFFVSALIRRAETAGSVAMLRRRGSEEAGAIFVKIDRLDGRAALLGPAPQSVDLPEGVDRLFARLHADEWVTPLEAEERARKEIAFDPDLWLVEIEDREGKSFVDIAS; encoded by the coding sequence ATGCGTCTCCGATCCGACTTTTTCGTCTCCGCCCTCATCCGCCGCGCCGAGACGGCCGGCTCCGTCGCCATGCTACGCCGCCGCGGCTCCGAGGAGGCCGGCGCGATCTTCGTGAAGATCGACAGGCTGGATGGACGCGCGGCGCTGCTCGGGCCAGCGCCGCAGAGCGTGGATTTGCCGGAAGGCGTCGATCGCCTGTTCGCGCGTCTGCACGCCGACGAATGGGTGACGCCGCTCGAGGCCGAGGAACGCGCCCGCAAGGAGATCGCCTTCGACCCCGATCTGTGGCTGGTCGAGATCGAGGATCGCGAGGGCAAGAGCTTCGTCGATATCGCCTCTTAG
- the glnA gene encoding type I glutamate--ammonia ligase: MTTAKDVLKQIADNDVKYVDFRFTDPRGKWQHVTFDVSIVDEDALNEGIMFDGSSIAGWKAINESDMTLLPDLTTVTHDPFFAASTLSIVCDVVEPTTGQPYNRDPRGIAKKAQAYLQSTGIGDTSFFGPEAEFFVFDDVRFSTDPYNTGFTVDSVELPTNSDTAYEGGNLGHRVRTKGGYFPVPPIDSAQDMRGEMLAAMASMGVAVEKHHHEVASAQHELGLKFATLVTVADHLQIYKYAIHQVAHSYGKTATFMPKPVYGDNGSGMHVHQSIWKEGKPVFAGDKYAGLSQECLWYIGGIIKHAKALNAFTNPSTNSYKRLVPGFEAPVLLAYSSRNRSASCRIPFATSPKAKRVEVRFPDPTANPYLAFSAMLMAGLDGIANKIDPGQPSDKDLYDLPPEELKAIPTVCGSLREALDSLKADHAFLTAGGVFNEDFILSYIDLKYQDVYRFEMTPHPVEYDMYYSY; encoded by the coding sequence ATGACCACGGCCAAGGACGTTCTCAAGCAGATCGCCGATAACGACGTAAAATATGTGGATTTCCGTTTCACGGATCCGCGCGGCAAGTGGCAGCACGTCACCTTCGACGTGTCGATCGTCGATGAGGACGCGCTGAACGAAGGCATCATGTTCGACGGCTCCTCGATCGCCGGCTGGAAGGCGATCAACGAGTCGGACATGACTCTCCTGCCCGATCTCACGACGGTCACGCACGACCCCTTCTTCGCCGCTTCCACCCTCTCCATCGTCTGCGACGTCGTCGAGCCCACCACCGGCCAGCCCTACAACCGCGACCCGCGCGGCATCGCCAAGAAGGCCCAGGCCTATCTGCAGTCGACCGGCATCGGCGACACCTCCTTCTTCGGTCCCGAGGCCGAATTCTTCGTCTTCGACGACGTGCGCTTCTCGACCGATCCCTACAACACCGGCTTCACCGTCGACTCCGTCGAGCTGCCCACCAATTCCGACACCGCCTATGAGGGCGGCAATCTCGGCCATCGCGTGCGCACCAAGGGCGGCTATTTCCCGGTTCCTCCGATCGACTCCGCCCAGGACATGCGCGGCGAGATGCTGGCGGCCATGGCGTCCATGGGCGTCGCCGTCGAGAAGCACCATCACGAGGTCGCTTCGGCGCAGCACGAGCTCGGCCTGAAGTTCGCGACGCTCGTCACCGTCGCCGATCATCTGCAGATCTACAAATACGCCATTCATCAGGTGGCGCATTCCTACGGCAAGACGGCGACCTTCATGCCGAAGCCGGTCTATGGCGACAATGGCTCGGGCATGCACGTCCACCAGTCGATCTGGAAGGAAGGCAAGCCGGTTTTCGCGGGCGACAAATACGCCGGCCTCTCCCAGGAGTGCCTGTGGTATATCGGCGGCATCATCAAGCACGCCAAGGCGCTGAACGCCTTCACCAATCCGTCGACGAACTCCTATAAGCGCCTGGTTCCGGGCTTCGAGGCTCCGGTGCTGCTCGCCTATTCGTCGCGCAACCGTTCGGCCTCCTGCCGCATCCCCTTCGCGACCAGCCCGAAGGCGAAGCGCGTCGAGGTTCGCTTCCCCGATCCGACGGCCAATCCCTATCTCGCCTTCTCGGCCATGCTGATGGCCGGCCTCGACGGCATCGCCAACAAGATCGATCCGGGCCAGCCGTCCGACAAGGACCTCTACGACCTGCCGCCGGAGGAGCTGAAGGCGATCCCGACGGTCTGCGGCTCGCTGCGCGAGGCCCTCGACAGCCTGAAGGCCGACCACGCCTTCTTGACCGCCGGCGGCGTCTTCAACGAGGACTTCATCCTCTCCTACATCGACCTGAAGTATCAGGACGTCTATCGCTTCGAGATGACGCCTCACCCGGTCGAATATGACATGTATTATTCCTACTGA
- a CDS encoding uracil-DNA glycosylase family protein, with amino-acid sequence MTFSTESETALAALVAEVGACRICVERPQGAPLPHEPRPVLRVSPRARLLIAGQAPGMRVHRSGLPFDDPSGDRLRDWMGVDRETFYDVSRIGVAAMSFCFPGYDAHGGDLPPRRECAPHWRDALFSALPRVETILAVGKYAQAYHLRRLGVALRASASVAETVGRWRELSALTPKIIPLPHPSWRNTGWLKRNPWFAAELLPVVRVEVARLAGADGPGESGSCAAFGGDIASQRES; translated from the coding sequence GTGACCTTTTCCACCGAAAGCGAAACCGCTCTGGCCGCGCTCGTCGCCGAGGTCGGCGCCTGCCGCATCTGCGTCGAGCGGCCGCAGGGCGCGCCTCTGCCGCATGAGCCGCGGCCGGTGCTGCGCGTCTCGCCGCGCGCGCGGCTGCTGATCGCCGGCCAGGCCCCCGGAATGCGCGTGCATCGCTCCGGCCTTCCCTTCGACGATCCGTCCGGCGACCGGCTGCGCGATTGGATGGGCGTCGACCGCGAGACCTTCTATGACGTCTCGCGCATCGGCGTCGCCGCCATGAGCTTCTGCTTTCCAGGCTATGACGCCCATGGCGGCGATCTGCCGCCGCGCCGGGAATGCGCGCCGCATTGGCGCGATGCGCTGTTTTCGGCGCTGCCGCGGGTGGAGACGATTCTGGCGGTCGGCAAATACGCGCAGGCCTATCATCTGCGCCGTCTCGGCGTCGCGCTACGCGCGAGCGCGAGCGTCGCCGAAACGGTCGGCCGCTGGCGGGAGCTTTCGGCGCTCACTCCAAAGATAATCCCGCTGCCGCATCCCTCCTGGCGCAACACGGGCTGGCTGAAGCGCAATCCCTGGTTCGCGGCGGAGCTCCTGCCGGTGGTGCGGGTGGAGGTCGCCCGGCTGGCCGGGGCGGACGGCCCGGGCGAGAGCGGAAGCTGCGCCGCTTTCGGCGGCGATATTGCTTCGCAGCGCGAAAGCTGA
- a CDS encoding ribosomal protein S19 family protein, whose translation MTRTFGKVPQNASYLLKKAEAARASGRREVIELPSRRSEVLPQFVGLTFGVRTGHKHVSVLVSEDMIGQKFGAIVPRRARGHAKYRTQLKGEPASPTALGSTSRPIAEKASNRRTIAASAYTPGPRARAVLRGVEIAQDDLRKSGGAYDVGQVRRLLHGASRQAVESLISNGRLLVVPGPNNEARFPAVQFKDDGGLVAGLGETQSALATKNAFATLNFLVTPDKRLDGRKPIDLLRAGEIERVVEAARRVGEQGA comes from the coding sequence ATGACTCGTACTTTCGGCAAAGTTCCGCAGAACGCTAGCTATCTGCTAAAGAAAGCAGAAGCCGCCCGGGCCTCGGGACGCAGAGAAGTCATCGAGCTACCGAGCCGCCGTAGCGAAGTTCTCCCGCAATTCGTCGGGCTGACATTCGGCGTCAGAACAGGTCACAAGCACGTCAGCGTTCTCGTAAGCGAGGATATGATCGGTCAGAAGTTCGGGGCTATCGTTCCACGACGCGCCCGCGGACACGCGAAATATCGGACACAACTCAAGGGAGAACCCGCGTCTCCGACCGCGCTCGGCTCGACGAGTCGCCCAATCGCTGAAAAAGCTTCGAATAGACGGACTATTGCCGCTTCGGCGTACACTCCGGGGCCGCGCGCCCGCGCGGTGTTGAGGGGCGTGGAGATCGCCCAAGACGATTTACGAAAGTCCGGCGGCGCCTACGACGTCGGTCAGGTGCGCCGGCTGCTGCACGGCGCATCTCGACAGGCCGTCGAATCCCTGATTAGCAATGGTCGCCTGCTCGTCGTCCCCGGCCCGAACAACGAAGCGCGCTTTCCTGCTGTGCAGTTCAAGGACGACGGTGGCCTCGTCGCCGGGCTGGGAGAAACACAAAGCGCGTTAGCGACGAAGAACGCCTTCGCGACCCTAAATTTCCTCGTCACCCCGGATAAACGCCTCGACGGCCGCAAACCCATCGACCTGCTGCGCGCCGGAGAGATCGAACGCGTCGTCGAAGCCGCGCGACGGGTCGGCGAGCAAGGAGCGTGA
- a CDS encoding pyridoxal-dependent decarboxylase, whose product MNHSQRPPKPIGAAVPAPTDASPADLDPTDWEAFRAESHRALDAMIDHLATLRERPVWREPSAEARERFRRPLPAEGQGLSAALEDFERFIQPYANGNIHPLFMGWAQGAGTPVGMIAEMLAAGLNSNCGGRNHIALDVERQIAAWMAQAFGFPADASGVFVTGTSIANFLSLLVAREHALGEKNVRKNGLKALEEQLVAYASREAHNCVRQAMELAGLGARHLRLIESDGSHSLRIDELKRAIAEDRAAGLHPFLVVGTAGSVDTGAIDDLDALADIAKAEDLWFHIDGAFGALAVLSPALKPLVKGLERADSIAFDFHKWLHVPYDAGFFLVRDPEAHRRAFAANAAYLTRAPRGLAAGEIWPCDLGADLSRGFRALKTWFTIEVFGTERLGACIEKSCALAQRLRSHIEASSTFEMRAPVALNVVCFGVKDDDEAGRLNREIVMELHESGEAAPSLTLLDGHPTIRAAIFNHRTREADIDAFMQMLERAAQRARGEPPLEPLPEPREEGAPMSQD is encoded by the coding sequence ATGAACCACTCACAACGGCCGCCGAAGCCGATCGGCGCGGCCGTCCCGGCGCCCACCGACGCCTCGCCCGCGGATCTCGATCCCACGGATTGGGAGGCGTTCCGCGCCGAGAGCCATCGCGCGCTCGACGCCATGATCGACCATCTCGCCACTCTGCGCGAGCGGCCGGTCTGGCGCGAGCCTTCAGCGGAGGCGCGCGAGCGCTTCCGGCGCCCGCTGCCGGCCGAGGGCCAGGGCCTTTCCGCCGCGCTGGAGGATTTCGAGCGCTTCATCCAGCCCTACGCCAATGGCAATATCCATCCGCTGTTCATGGGCTGGGCGCAGGGCGCCGGCACGCCCGTGGGCATGATCGCGGAAATGCTCGCGGCGGGGCTCAACTCCAATTGCGGCGGCCGCAATCACATCGCGCTCGACGTCGAGCGGCAGATCGCCGCCTGGATGGCGCAGGCTTTCGGCTTCCCTGCGGACGCCTCCGGCGTCTTCGTCACCGGCACGTCGATCGCCAATTTCCTGTCGCTGCTGGTCGCGCGCGAGCATGCGCTCGGCGAAAAGAATGTGCGCAAGAACGGGCTGAAGGCGCTCGAGGAGCAGCTCGTCGCCTATGCCTCGCGGGAGGCGCACAACTGCGTGCGGCAGGCCATGGAGCTGGCCGGCCTCGGCGCGCGCCATTTGCGGCTCATCGAGTCGGACGGCTCGCATTCGCTGCGCATCGACGAGCTGAAGCGGGCCATCGCCGAGGATCGCGCGGCGGGGCTGCATCCGTTTCTCGTCGTCGGCACGGCGGGCTCCGTCGATACCGGCGCGATCGACGATCTCGACGCGCTCGCCGACATAGCGAAGGCGGAAGATCTCTGGTTCCACATAGACGGCGCCTTCGGCGCGCTGGCCGTTCTCTCGCCGGCGCTGAAGCCTTTGGTGAAGGGTCTCGAGCGCGCCGATTCCATCGCCTTCGATTTCCACAAATGGCTGCATGTGCCCTATGACGCGGGCTTCTTCCTCGTCCGCGACCCGGAGGCGCATCGCCGCGCCTTCGCCGCCAACGCCGCCTATCTGACGCGCGCGCCGCGCGGGCTCGCGGCCGGCGAGATTTGGCCCTGCGATCTCGGCGCCGATCTCTCGCGCGGCTTTCGCGCGCTGAAGACCTGGTTCACGATAGAAGTCTTCGGCACGGAGCGTCTCGGCGCCTGCATCGAGAAAAGCTGCGCGCTGGCGCAGCGCCTGCGCAGCCATATCGAAGCCTCGAGCACTTTCGAGATGCGCGCGCCGGTGGCGCTCAATGTCGTCTGCTTCGGCGTGAAGGACGACGACGAGGCGGGACGGCTCAATCGCGAGATCGTGATGGAGCTGCATGAGAGCGGCGAGGCGGCGCCCTCGCTCACCTTGCTCGACGGACATCCGACGATCCGCGCGGCGATCTTCAATCACCGCACGCGCGAAGCGGACATAGACGCCTTCATGCAAATGCTGGAGCGCGCCGCGCAACGCGCCCGCGGCGAGCCGCCGCTGGAGCCGCTGCCGGAGCCGCGCGAGGAGGGCGCGCCGATGTCGCAGGATTGA
- a CDS encoding P-II family nitrogen regulator — translation MKKIEAIIKPFKLDEVKEALQGAGLQGITVTEAKGFGRQKGHTELYRGAEYVVDFLPKVKIEIVLADDAVDRAVEAIRKAAQTGRIGDGKIFVSNVEGAVRIRTGETGADAI, via the coding sequence ATGAAGAAAATCGAGGCGATCATCAAACCCTTCAAGCTCGATGAAGTAAAAGAAGCGCTGCAAGGCGCCGGCCTGCAAGGCATTACTGTCACCGAGGCGAAAGGTTTCGGTCGCCAGAAGGGGCACACGGAGCTCTACCGCGGCGCGGAATATGTGGTCGATTTTCTTCCCAAGGTGAAAATCGAGATCGTGCTCGCCGACGATGCGGTGGACCGCGCCGTCGAGGCCATCCGCAAAGCCGCGCAAACCGGACGCATCGGCGACGGAAAAATCTTCGTTTCGAATGTCGAAGGCGCCGTCCGCATCCGCACGGGAGAGACCGGCGCGGACGCGATCTGA
- the prfB gene encoding peptide chain release factor 2 (programmed frameshift), translating into MRAEPLALKEQIEQSMGLLRRHLDVETSTRRLAELNAKVEDPDLWNDAEAAQKIMRERTQLEDQLGSIARLDRDLEDAITLVELGEAENDADTEKEGIAQLVALLKESRERQIEALFSGEADGNDTFIEVHSGAGGTESCDWARMLFRMYARWAERKKFKVEVIEETAGDEAGIKSATLLVKGMNAHGWAKTESGVHRLVRISPFDSNARRHTSFASVWVYPVIDDKIDIQINESDCRIDTYRSSGAGGQHVNTTDSAIRITHIPSGIVVACQAERSQHKNRATAWNMLRARLYEMELERREAEANAVEASKSDIGWGHQIRSYVLQPYQLVKDLRTGHTSGTPSEVLDGELDDFMQASLAQRVLGGGPEKVEDVE; encoded by the exons ATGCGCGCCGAGCCGCTTGCGCTGAAAGAACAGATCGAGCAGTCCATGGGACTGCTGAGGAGGCATCTT GACGTCGAGACTTCAACGCGCCGTCTCGCCGAGCTGAACGCCAAAGTCGAAGATCCCGACCTCTGGAACGACGCCGAAGCCGCGCAGAAGATCATGCGCGAGCGCACCCAGCTCGAGGATCAGCTCGGCTCCATCGCGCGGCTCGACCGCGACCTCGAGGACGCCATCACCCTCGTCGAGCTCGGCGAGGCCGAGAATGACGCCGACACCGAGAAAGAAGGCATAGCGCAGCTCGTGGCGCTGCTGAAGGAATCGCGCGAGCGCCAGATCGAGGCGCTGTTCTCGGGCGAGGCCGACGGCAATGACACTTTCATCGAAGTGCATTCGGGCGCCGGCGGCACCGAGAGCTGCGACTGGGCGCGCATGCTGTTCCGCATGTACGCGCGCTGGGCGGAGCGTAAGAAGTTCAAGGTCGAGGTGATCGAGGAGACCGCCGGCGACGAGGCCGGCATCAAATCGGCCACGCTGCTGGTCAAGGGCATGAACGCCCATGGCTGGGCCAAGACCGAATCGGGCGTGCATCGTCTCGTGCGCATCTCGCCTTTCGACTCCAATGCGCGGCGGCACACGAGCTTTGCCTCGGTCTGGGTCTATCCGGTCATCGACGACAAGATCGACATTCAGATCAACGAATCCGATTGCCGCATCGACACCTATCGATCGTCCGGCGCGGGCGGCCAGCACGTCAACACGACGGACTCGGCCATTCGCATCACCCATATTCCGTCCGGCATCGTCGTCGCCTGTCAGGCGGAACGCTCGCAGCACAAGAATCGCGCCACCGCCTGGAACATGCTGCGCGCCCGCCTCTATGAGATGGAGCTGGAAAGGCGGGAGGCGGAGGCCAATGCGGTCGAGGCGTCGAAGTCCGATATCGGCTGGGGCCATCAGATTCGCAGCTATGTGCTGCAGCCCTATCAGCTGGTGAAGGATTTGCGCACCGGCCACACCTCCGGCACGCCGAGCGAGGTGCTGGACGGCGAGCTCGACGATTTCATGCAGGCATCGCTCGCCCAGCGCGTGCTCGGCGGCGGGCCGGAGAAGGTCGAGGACGTCGAATAA
- a CDS encoding RES family NAD+ phosphorylase yields MFDSIHFDRSRDGRLNAPDASYGVLYVAENLRGAFAETFLRAPGRTLLPLDLLRRKARVRLRVTRELRLIELRGYGLARVGATAEITHGGLPYDAPQAWSKALHDHPLMVDGIAYSARHDDEALCYALFDRAAGDLEEIAIERDLDQDWFWELAERYGVGLAP; encoded by the coding sequence ATGTTCGACTCGATCCATTTTGATCGAAGCCGCGACGGCCGCCTGAACGCTCCCGACGCCTCTTATGGCGTCTTGTATGTCGCCGAGAACCTTCGGGGCGCGTTTGCGGAGACCTTCCTGCGCGCGCCGGGCCGCACGCTGCTGCCGCTCGATCTGCTTCGTCGAAAAGCGCGCGTAAGGCTCAGGGTCACGCGCGAGTTGCGCTTGATCGAACTGCGCGGATATGGACTCGCGCGCGTCGGAGCAACCGCCGAGATCACGCATGGCGGGCTTCCCTATGACGCGCCGCAAGCGTGGTCCAAGGCGCTGCACGATCATCCGCTCATGGTCGACGGAATCGCCTATAGCGCGCGCCACGATGACGAAGCTCTCTGCTACGCTCTGTTCGACCGGGCGGCCGGCGACCTCGAAGAAATCGCGATAGAGCGCGATCTCGACCAGGATTGGTTCTGGGAGCTGGCCGAGCGCTACGGCGTCGGCCTCGCGCCCTGA
- the queC gene encoding 7-cyano-7-deazaguanine synthase QueC, producing MTDADPAILSSADSALVLFSGGQDSATCLAFALSRFARVETVGFDYGQRHRVELEQRGVLREGLARISPLWAERLGEDHTISIEALGAISDTALTREAEIAFDASGLPNTFVPGRNILFLTFAAALAYRRGIGSLVGGMCETDFSGYPDCRDATIRAVETALTLGMDRKLEILTPLMWIDKAATWKLAEELGGEPLVRLILEESHTCYLGERGKRFDWGHGCGECPACRLRAAGWEKYRAAHARAI from the coding sequence ATGACTGACGCCGACCCTGCGATACTCTCCTCCGCCGACTCCGCCCTCGTCCTCTTCTCCGGCGGGCAGGACTCCGCCACCTGCCTCGCTTTCGCGCTCTCGCGCTTCGCGCGCGTCGAGACGGTCGGCTTCGACTATGGCCAGCGCCATCGCGTCGAGCTCGAGCAACGCGGCGTGCTGCGGGAGGGACTGGCGCGCATCTCGCCGCTGTGGGCGGAGCGGCTCGGCGAGGATCACACCATCTCGATCGAAGCGCTCGGCGCCATCTCCGACACGGCGTTGACGCGCGAGGCGGAGATCGCCTTCGACGCCTCGGGCCTGCCGAACACTTTCGTGCCGGGGCGCAATATTCTGTTCCTCACCTTCGCCGCGGCGCTCGCCTATCGGCGCGGGATCGGCAGTCTCGTCGGCGGCATGTGCGAGACGGATTTTTCCGGCTATCCCGATTGCCGCGACGCGACGATCCGCGCGGTGGAGACGGCGCTGACGCTCGGCATGGATCGTAAGCTCGAAATCCTCACGCCGCTGATGTGGATCGACAAGGCCGCGACCTGGAAGCTCGCCGAGGAGCTGGGCGGCGAGCCGCTGGTGCGGCTCATCCTCGAGGAGAGCCACACCTGCTATCTCGGCGAGCGCGGCAAGCGTTTCGACTGGGGCCATGGATGCGGCGAATGTCCGGCCTGCCGCCTGCGCGCCGCCGGCTGGGAAAAATACCGCGCGGCTCACGCTCGAGCGATCTAG
- a CDS encoding ATP-binding protein, which produces MNDITAEMIERGRGKDPRVVAERRRRSAEVRAAREKLTTSDTGHRGCDVGLLRAYASARIHSAVPATALIAMVAALTRYWMEGELDIIWTVLAFSSLLLCYGLAKKLERLSDDEINVVGWRSKFVAAEFLHGLVWAAMALLLLQANDPNAKAFVTAMLMLAAAFNTMVTATIPFAVYATITPMSLAIVVCLRIDGIEDTSLSLLALVGAAQVFFVVLAKRFHHVTRESLFFRIEKDDLIGELEHAKANSDEARRRAEEANLAKSRFLATMSHELRTPLNAILGFSEVLKNELFGVHAVAAYKDYSQDIHSSGQHLLMLINEILDLSRVEAGRYELKEESVSLAGVVEDCRHLLTIRAQKRGIEMIEAKEPDLPRIWADERAVRQIVLNLLTNAIKFTPQGGQVTLKIGWTSAGGQYVAIRDTGPGIPEEEIAVVMSSFGRGTLAQKNAEEGTGLGLPIVKGLVDLHGGLFKLKSRVREGTEAIVVFPPERVMNALPKFDDDAPQFASVERRRNAAA; this is translated from the coding sequence ATGAATGACATAACCGCCGAGATGATCGAGCGAGGCCGGGGCAAGGATCCGCGCGTCGTCGCCGAGCGCCGTCGCCGCAGCGCCGAGGTGCGCGCGGCGCGTGAGAAGCTCACCACCTCGGACACCGGCCATCGCGGCTGCGACGTCGGCCTGCTGCGCGCCTACGCTTCCGCCCGTATCCATTCCGCCGTGCCGGCCACGGCGCTCATCGCCATGGTGGCGGCGCTCACGCGCTATTGGATGGAGGGCGAGCTCGACATCATCTGGACCGTGCTCGCCTTCTCCAGCCTGCTGCTGTGCTACGGCCTCGCCAAAAAGCTCGAGCGTCTTTCGGACGACGAGATCAATGTCGTCGGCTGGCGCAGCAAATTCGTCGCCGCGGAATTTCTGCACGGCCTCGTCTGGGCGGCGATGGCGCTGCTGCTGCTGCAGGCGAACGACCCCAACGCCAAGGCTTTCGTCACCGCCATGCTGATGCTGGCGGCGGCCTTCAACACGATGGTGACGGCGACCATACCCTTCGCCGTCTATGCGACGATCACGCCCATGTCGCTCGCCATCGTCGTCTGCCTGCGCATAGACGGGATCGAAGATACGAGCCTCTCGCTGCTGGCGCTGGTGGGCGCGGCGCAGGTCTTCTTCGTCGTGCTGGCCAAGCGCTTCCATCATGTGACGCGCGAGAGCCTGTTCTTCCGTATCGAGAAGGACGATCTCATCGGCGAGCTCGAGCACGCCAAGGCCAATTCCGACGAGGCGCGCCGCCGCGCCGAGGAGGCCAATCTCGCCAAATCGCGCTTCCTCGCCACAATGAGCCATGAGCTGCGCACGCCGCTCAACGCCATTCTCGGCTTCTCGGAAGTGCTGAAGAACGAGCTGTTCGGCGTCCATGCCGTGGCGGCCTATAAGGACTACTCGCAGGACATTCATTCGAGCGGCCAGCATCTCCTCATGCTCATCAACGAGATTCTCGATCTCTCGCGCGTCGAGGCGGGCCGCTACGAGCTGAAGGAGGAGAGCGTCTCGCTCGCCGGCGTCGTCGAGGATTGCCGCCATCTGCTGACCATTCGCGCGCAAAAGCGCGGCATAGAGATGATCGAGGCCAAGGAGCCCGATCTCCCGCGCATTTGGGCGGATGAGCGCGCGGTGCGGCAGATCGTGCTGAACCTCTTGACCAACGCCATCAAATTCACGCCGCAGGGCGGCCAGGTGACGCTCAAGATCGGCTGGACCAGCGCCGGCGGGCAATATGTGGCGATCCGCGACACGGGTCCCGGCATTCCAGAGGAGGAGATCGCCGTCGTCATGTCCTCCTTCGGCCGCGGCACGCTGGCCCAAAAGAATGCGGAGGAGGGCACCGGCCTCGGCCTGCCCATCGTCAAGGGCCTCGTCGATCTGCACGGCGGTCTGTTCAAGCTGAAGTCCAGAGTGCGCGAAGGCACGGAGGCGATCGTCGTCTTCCCGCCGGAGCGCGTGATGAACGCGCTGCCGAAATTCGACGACGACGCCCCGCAATTCGCCAGCGTCGAGCGGCGGAGGAATGCGGCGGCGTGA